Within the Candidatus Omnitrophota bacterium genome, the region TTATTTCCGCGGCCAGTTTCCAGGAGACCACAAGGGTTCTGACGGAGGCAGCGGCAAGCGGCAAGACGGACCTGCTGAGGGGATTAAAAGAGAATATCATAATGGGCCATCTGATCCCGGCAGGTACCGGATTCAGCGCACATCGTGACATAACAATGGTGAAGAACGTTATTGAAGAGTCCGGTAAGAAAGAGCCGAAAACAGAAGATAAAGAAGCGGTCGAACAGAAGTAATAATTAAAATTAGGAAATAAAATGCCGACGATAAGCCAGATCATAAGATTAGGAAGAGAGAAGTTCAAGAACAGGAGCAAATCACCCGCCCTGAAGAGCTGTCCTCAAAGGCGCGGTGTTTGCCTCCAGGTAAAGACCCAGACGCCCAAGAAGCCGAATTCGGCTTTGCGGAAAGTCGCCAGGGTCAGGTTAACGAACAGCGTCGAGGTCACTTCATACATTCCCGGCGTGGGGCATAATCTTCAGGAACACTCGATAGTTCTTGTGCGCGGCGGAAGGGTAAAGGATCTGCCGGGAGTCAGATATCACATCGTAAGAGGCGTATTGGATACCGCGGGTGTTGTGGACCGAAAGAAGTCCAGGTCGAAATACGGAGCAAAGCGCCCGAAGGTGAAAGCGGTCGCAGGGAAAGGAGCCTAAGGGATAAATCATGAGAAGACGAAGGGCGGAAAAAAGAACAGTTCTCCCGGATCCTAAATATAAGAACGTAACGGTTACAAGGTTCATAAATACTATCATGACCCAGGGCAAGAAATCCAAGGCCGAGGGGATAGTTTATGGGGCATTCGAAATACTTGCACAGAAGACGGGTAAGCCGGCTGCGGAAGTTTTCCAGAAGGCGATCGATAACGCGAGGCCGCTTCTGGAGATAAAGCCCAGAAGGATCGGCGGAGCCACATATCAGGTTCCTATAGACGTGAAGCCTGATCGGGGGGTCTCTATAGCGATGAGATGGATACGCAATTTCGCGCGGACCAAGAAGGGCAAACCGATGGAGATAAAGCTTGCGGACGAATTATTGGAAGCGTACAACAACCAGGGTTCCGCTATAAAGAAGAGAGAAGATACGCATAAGATGGCTGAAGCGAATAAAGCATTCGCTCATTACAGATGGTAGAGACATTGGAAAATACGATAATGGCTGATACGAGACTGGAAAATCTAAGAAATATAGGCATAATAGCGCACATAGATGCCGGAAAGACCACCACTACGGAGAGGATACTCTATTTCACCGGTAAACTATACAAGATAGGAACGGTCGATGAAGGCACGGCCGTTATGGACTGGATGCCTCAGGAGCAGGAGCGCGGCATAACCATCACCAGCGCTGCGACGACTTGCTTCTGGAAGGACAAGAATATAAACATAATAGATACGCCGGGCCACGTAGATTTTACAGTCGAGGTCGAACGTTCGCTCAAGGTGCTGGACGGCGCCGTTATAGTGCTGTGCGCTGTTGGCGGAGTGCAGCCGCAATCCGAGACCGTTTGGCGGCAAGCGGATAAATACCGTGTTCCGAGGATAGCGTTCATCAATAAGATGGACAGGACCGGCGCGGACTTCTTCCGCGTAGTGGACCAGATGCGCGAAAGGCTCATGACGAATCCTGTGCCTATTCAGATACCGATAGGATCAGAAGGCAACTACGTCGGTCTTATAGACTTGATAACGATGAAAGCCATGATATACAAAGGGGAGGAAGGCAAATCCGGTTTTGATATTACCGATATTCCTGATGACCTGAAGAAGAAAGCGAGCCACTATCGGCACAACCTGATTGAAAAGCTTGGCGAATCCGATGATACGGTTATGGATAAATATTTACATGAACAGGGGATTTATCCGAACGAATTAAAGGAAGCTATCAGAAGGGCCACGATAAGCGGCAAGATGATACCTGTCCTGTGCGGCGCTTCCGCGAAAAATAAGGGAGTGCAGCCGGTGCTTGACGCCATAGTCGATTTTTTACCCTGCCCTCTGGATATACCCCCCATCAAAGGCATCAATCCCGATACCGATCAGGAAGTGACCAGACAGACGTCAGTGGATGACAACCTTTGCGGTCTTATATTCAAGATAGTCTCGGATCCTTTTGTGGGGAGGCTTGCATATGCCAGAATATATTCGGGCGTCCTTAAGCCGAGCGAATATGTTTTTAATTCAAAGAAAGGCAAGGAAGAGCGGATAGGTAAGATATTGAAGATGCATGCTAATAAGCAGGAGATAGTTGAAAAGGCCGAGGCCGGCGATATCGTGGCTCTGGTCGGCTTAAAGGAAACGACTACCGGAGAAACGATCTGTAAAGAAGATAATCCGATTATGATCGAGTCGATACACTTCCCCGAGCCCGTCATATCCATGGCGATAGAGCCCAAGACAAAGGCCGATCAGGAGAAGCTCGGGATGGCGTTGAACAGGCTCTGTGACGAGGATCCGACATTCAGGGTCAGGTATGATAGAGAGACCGGTCAAACTATCATAAGCGGAATGGGTGAGCTGCATCTGGAGATAATCATCGATCGTATGTTCAGGGAATTCAGCGTCGCGGCCAGCGTCGATAAGCCGCAGGTCGCATATAAGGAGACGATCACCAAGCAGTCCAGGGCGGTCGGTAAATTTATTCAGCAGTCCGGAGGCAGAGGCCAGTATGGGCACGTCGTTTTCGATGTTGCTCCGGGGGCGAAAGGCACCGGAATAGTTTTTGAAAGCAAGATCATCGGCGGCGCGATCCCGAGAGAATTTATATCA harbors:
- the rpsL gene encoding 30S ribosomal protein S12, encoding MPTISQIIRLGREKFKNRSKSPALKSCPQRRGVCLQVKTQTPKKPNSALRKVARVRLTNSVEVTSYIPGVGHNLQEHSIVLVRGGRVKDLPGVRYHIVRGVLDTAGVVDRKKSRSKYGAKRPKVKAVAGKGA
- the rpsG gene encoding 30S ribosomal protein S7, whose product is MRRRRAEKRTVLPDPKYKNVTVTRFINTIMTQGKKSKAEGIVYGAFEILAQKTGKPAAEVFQKAIDNARPLLEIKPRRIGGATYQVPIDVKPDRGVSIAMRWIRNFARTKKGKPMEIKLADELLEAYNNQGSAIKKREDTHKMAEANKAFAHYRW
- the fusA gene encoding elongation factor G, whose amino-acid sequence is MADTRLENLRNIGIIAHIDAGKTTTTERILYFTGKLYKIGTVDEGTAVMDWMPQEQERGITITSAATTCFWKDKNINIIDTPGHVDFTVEVERSLKVLDGAVIVLCAVGGVQPQSETVWRQADKYRVPRIAFINKMDRTGADFFRVVDQMRERLMTNPVPIQIPIGSEGNYVGLIDLITMKAMIYKGEEGKSGFDITDIPDDLKKKASHYRHNLIEKLGESDDTVMDKYLHEQGIYPNELKEAIRRATISGKMIPVLCGASAKNKGVQPVLDAIVDFLPCPLDIPPIKGINPDTDQEVTRQTSVDDNLCGLIFKIVSDPFVGRLAYARIYSGVLKPSEYVFNSKKGKEERIGKILKMHANKQEIVEKAEAGDIVALVGLKETTTGETICKEDNPIMIESIHFPEPVISMAIEPKTKADQEKLGMALNRLCDEDPTFRVRYDRETGQTIISGMGELHLEIIIDRMFREFSVAASVDKPQVAYKETITKQSRAVGKFIQQSGGRGQYGHVVFDVAPGAKGTGIVFESKIIGGAIPREFISSIKEGVAEAAQSGCLAGYPVNDVDVKLVDGSFHEVDSSDLAFHMAGILGFNEGMKNGGAVLLEPIMNLEVVTPDNYMGDVIGDLSSRRVKIDGIDDRGNLKVIKGLAPLSEMFGYATSLRSLTQGRASYTMEPSFYQEVPKNLSEKIIETSGRSKLRK